One window of the Rhodococcus sovatensis genome contains the following:
- a CDS encoding ABC transporter permease subunit: MSAPDRTQIPARMLVGVGLTAVPLAVAVLGPLIAGDTSRGPAFAQGEKWLLGTDSEGRDVLTQVLLGGRSLVLVAATAVVLTYLLAVPWGVAAATARRRIVDEMLMRPLDLLLSLPSMMLLLLIVAITDADQVVLAAVVAILLFPDAARLVRASALHGAHTPAMEALILQRETWWRRHLGYLGRSLLPVLAADAGLRFVGAIYLVASASFLGVSADSAGTDWAVMIDRNRAGLTLVPWGVIVPAVLIIALAMGVNLLFDSGARAAARELPTRKQR; encoded by the coding sequence ATGAGTGCCCCCGATCGAACGCAGATTCCGGCGCGGATGCTCGTCGGCGTCGGGCTGACCGCGGTCCCGCTCGCGGTAGCGGTGCTCGGCCCCCTGATCGCCGGCGACACCAGCCGGGGTCCGGCGTTCGCCCAAGGTGAGAAGTGGCTACTCGGCACCGATTCCGAGGGCCGCGACGTATTGACCCAGGTACTGCTCGGCGGACGCTCACTGGTGTTGGTGGCCGCGACCGCGGTAGTGCTGACTTATCTGCTCGCCGTTCCCTGGGGAGTTGCGGCCGCGACCGCCCGACGCCGGATCGTCGACGAGATGCTGATGCGGCCATTGGACCTGTTGCTGTCGCTGCCGTCGATGATGCTGCTACTGCTGATCGTCGCGATCACTGACGCCGATCAGGTTGTGCTCGCTGCGGTGGTGGCGATTCTGCTGTTTCCAGATGCCGCGCGTCTGGTGCGGGCCAGCGCATTGCACGGTGCACACACTCCGGCCATGGAAGCGCTGATCCTGCAACGCGAAACCTGGTGGCGCCGCCACCTCGGCTACCTGGGCCGCTCACTGTTGCCGGTCCTCGCCGCAGACGCCGGCCTGCGATTCGTCGGCGCAATCTATCTCGTGGCCTCTGCCAGCTTCCTCGGGGTGAGCGCGGACTCCGCCGGCACCGACTGGGCCGTGATGATCGACCGCAACCGCGCCGGCCTCACCCTCGTCCCTTGGGGGGTGATCGTGCCTGCGGTGCTGATCATTGCCCTCGCGATGGGCGTGAACCTGCTGTTCGACTCCGGGGCCCGCGCGGCCGCCCGCGAATTGCCGACAAGGAAGCAGCGATGA
- a CDS encoding ABC transporter permease, translated as MILARYAGTRLAVGVAQVLGVLVVVFAIAAALPGDAAVVIAGDDADPKRIAQLRELLGLDRPLPVQFGHWLTGILHGDLGTSAVSGRPVADMLGVALAPTLTLAALAFVALVPLALLLGVVAAARRDRPVDRTITTLAVALYAAPEFAMAIVLVAVFAVWLGWFAPTAVGAGGSLLLDPQLWVLPVLVLVIRPVCSLTRLVRASMITTLESEYIRHTLRLGVPMRRVLWRHALPGSLTPATQHLARVTDWLLGGVVVVEAVFALGGLGQVLLAAVSSRDLPLLMGLVALFAVVTVTVNTVADIVAYQLNPVAGVAG; from the coding sequence GTGATCCTTGCCCGCTACGCCGGAACCCGGCTCGCGGTGGGAGTTGCCCAGGTCCTGGGGGTACTCGTCGTCGTCTTCGCCATCGCCGCCGCGCTTCCGGGTGATGCCGCGGTAGTCATTGCCGGTGACGACGCCGACCCGAAACGGATCGCGCAGCTGCGCGAGCTCCTCGGCCTGGACCGGCCGCTGCCGGTGCAGTTCGGGCACTGGCTGACCGGCATTCTGCACGGTGACCTGGGCACCTCGGCGGTCTCCGGGCGTCCAGTCGCCGACATGCTTGGGGTGGCGCTGGCGCCGACACTGACGCTCGCCGCGCTCGCGTTCGTGGCGCTTGTGCCGCTGGCGCTTCTCCTCGGGGTGGTGGCCGCTGCGCGCCGCGACCGCCCGGTCGACCGAACCATCACCACCCTGGCCGTAGCCCTCTACGCGGCACCGGAGTTCGCGATGGCGATCGTGTTGGTCGCGGTGTTCGCGGTCTGGTTGGGATGGTTCGCACCCACCGCGGTCGGCGCCGGCGGGTCGCTGCTGCTGGACCCACAGTTATGGGTGCTGCCCGTGCTGGTGTTGGTGATCCGGCCGGTGTGCTCGCTGACGCGACTGGTCCGCGCGTCGATGATCACGACGTTGGAATCGGAGTACATCCGGCACACCCTCCGGCTCGGGGTACCGATGCGCCGGGTGCTCTGGCGGCACGCCCTGCCAGGCTCTCTGACCCCAGCCACCCAGCACCTCGCGAGAGTCACCGACTGGCTACTCGGCGGCGTCGTGGTCGTCGAAGCGGTGTTCGCACTCGGCGGACTCGGCCAGGTGCTGCTCGCTGCAGTCAGTAGCCGCGACCTCCCGTTGTTGATGGGGCTGGTGGCGCTGTTCGCGGTGGTCACGGTGACGGTGAACACCGTCGCGGACATTGTGGCCTACCAGCTCAATCCGGTGGCAGGGGTCGCCGGATGA
- a CDS encoding ABC transporter substrate-binding protein, whose translation MNPIPRSALPPLPHLSRRSFLGLGAAVGGTVLLGACSTGGDTAPSTEVPRDGGRLRAVFAGGGAQEVLDPHKTNLYADVARSNALYDKLVEYGDDLGPVPRLATAWRANADATVWTVDLRPAVFHDGRPVRAADVLYSYQRILDPKNALRPRASLEVIDIGRSRAIDERTIEFVCARPCGDLANVLAAFGAYIIPEGTTDFSRPVGSGPFTFVSFEPGRSFVAARFGDYWDGAPRLEELEILTAPDETARINALLGGQVEYADDLGVTSARTYDSDARVQILRSPRSAMSGFAMKVDRPPFDDLDLRRAMFALVDRDELVSTVLGSTGVVGNDLFGKDAKYYAGDLPQRTLDLDEAKALVRKAGALNTAIEIQTTGATNGFVEAANILAEQAGRAGLKIDVKVGEGSTYWTRTLDEGVLSSFRSGAMPIETHLAQRMLTSSSKNYTQWRRPGFDALFATASETTDEEARVGAYQQMQSQLHSEGGLLVWGFSDGLHGLAPNLAGMSPHAPTNTLGYARFDKAWLG comes from the coding sequence ATGAATCCGATCCCCCGATCCGCACTGCCCCCGCTGCCTCATCTGAGTCGGCGTTCTTTCCTCGGTCTCGGCGCCGCCGTCGGCGGCACCGTGCTGCTCGGCGCCTGCAGTACCGGCGGTGACACCGCGCCCTCGACCGAGGTGCCCCGGGACGGCGGCCGATTGCGGGCGGTATTCGCAGGCGGCGGCGCGCAGGAAGTGCTCGACCCGCACAAGACCAACCTGTACGCCGATGTTGCCCGCTCGAACGCGCTCTACGACAAACTCGTCGAATACGGCGACGACCTCGGCCCAGTTCCCAGGCTGGCCACCGCCTGGCGAGCGAACGCCGACGCCACCGTGTGGACCGTGGACTTGCGCCCGGCGGTGTTTCACGACGGCCGACCGGTGCGGGCCGCGGACGTGCTCTACTCCTACCAGCGGATCCTGGACCCGAAGAACGCGCTGCGTCCGCGGGCGTCGCTCGAAGTGATCGATATCGGCCGCTCCCGTGCCATCGACGAGCGCACCATCGAATTCGTGTGCGCCCGCCCGTGCGGGGACCTGGCGAACGTGCTCGCTGCGTTCGGCGCCTACATCATTCCCGAGGGCACCACCGACTTCAGCCGTCCGGTCGGCTCCGGGCCATTCACCTTCGTCTCGTTCGAGCCGGGCAGATCCTTCGTTGCTGCCCGGTTCGGTGACTACTGGGACGGTGCCCCACGTCTGGAAGAACTGGAGATCCTCACCGCCCCGGACGAGACCGCGCGTATCAACGCCCTGCTCGGCGGACAGGTGGAGTATGCCGACGACCTCGGGGTGACCTCGGCCCGCACCTACGACTCCGATGCCCGGGTGCAGATTCTGCGGTCGCCGCGCAGTGCGATGTCCGGGTTCGCGATGAAGGTGGACCGGCCGCCCTTCGACGATCTGGATCTGCGGCGGGCGATGTTCGCCCTGGTCGACCGCGACGAGCTGGTGTCCACCGTGCTCGGTAGTACCGGGGTAGTCGGCAACGACCTGTTCGGCAAGGATGCCAAGTACTACGCCGGTGATCTGCCCCAACGCACGCTGGACCTGGATGAGGCGAAGGCACTCGTCCGCAAGGCCGGCGCCCTCAACACCGCCATCGAAATTCAGACCACCGGTGCCACCAACGGTTTCGTCGAGGCCGCGAATATCCTCGCCGAACAGGCCGGACGAGCCGGACTGAAAATCGACGTGAAAGTCGGCGAGGGCTCGACATATTGGACTCGAACCCTCGACGAGGGTGTTCTGTCGAGTTTCCGGTCCGGGGCCATGCCCATCGAAACTCATCTAGCACAGCGGATGCTCACGTCGTCGTCGAAGAACTACACCCAATGGCGTCGCCCCGGCTTCGATGCGTTGTTCGCCACCGCAAGTGAAACCACCGACGAGGAAGCCAGGGTCGGCGCGTACCAGCAGATGCAGTCCCAACTACACAGCGAGGGGGGTCTACTGGTGTGGGGGTTCTCCGACGGTCTCCACGGTCTGGCACCGAATCTGGCCGGCATGTCCCCTCATGCTCCCACCAACACCCTCGGATACGCCCGGTTCGACAAGGCCTGGCTGGGGTGA
- a CDS encoding class I SAM-dependent methyltransferase — translation MTAAEARNLLTDNPALYEARFPDPDHTAARFVDDILRAYSRSGVLDKVTRPTSVLDLGCGTGRDLGYLARKGYRCHGIDQSSAMVRYAQQKYEGVTAAVGDLRDFEVGANFDAITCLDSALLYCHTDNELESCLRCARSHLRAGGFLIAEMRNGAFFLGSTELLGAPTHSSFTWQGHSWRAETTLWIDHAAQLLRRRRQWQIPDSVEPLVQTSAWRLLFPVELTGHLRRAGFAVRAMFDTHGPRTETGWPGPTALADLSAGASTLSGDRMHVIAEAI, via the coding sequence ATGACAGCAGCCGAGGCGCGGAACCTGCTGACCGACAACCCGGCACTGTACGAGGCCCGCTTTCCCGACCCCGACCACACCGCTGCAAGGTTCGTCGACGACATCCTGCGGGCATATTCACGCTCCGGGGTGCTCGACAAGGTGACCCGCCCGACGTCGGTGCTGGACCTGGGCTGCGGCACCGGCCGCGACCTGGGATACCTAGCCCGAAAGGGGTATCGCTGCCACGGCATCGACCAGTCCTCGGCGATGGTGCGCTACGCGCAGCAGAAGTACGAAGGCGTCACCGCCGCAGTCGGTGATCTGCGGGACTTCGAAGTCGGTGCAAACTTCGACGCCATCACCTGCCTCGACAGTGCCCTGCTGTACTGCCACACCGACAACGAACTGGAATCGTGCCTGCGCTGCGCTCGGTCTCACCTACGCGCCGGTGGGTTCCTGATCGCGGAGATGCGCAACGGCGCCTTCTTCCTCGGCAGCACCGAACTTCTCGGCGCCCCCACCCACTCTTCCTTCACCTGGCAAGGGCACAGCTGGCGGGCGGAGACCACCCTGTGGATCGATCACGCCGCCCAGCTACTGCGCCGCCGCAGGCAGTGGCAGATCCCCGATTCCGTCGAACCGCTCGTCCAGACCTCGGCCTGGCGGTTGCTGTTCCCCGTCGAGCTGACAGGTCATCTGCGCCGCGCCGGATTCGCGGTGCGCGCCATGTTCGACACCCACGGTCCCCGCACCGAGACAGGCTGGCCAGGCCCAACCGCACTCGCGGATCTCAGTGCCGGTGCTAGCACGTTGTCCGGCGACCGGATGCATGTGATCGCCGAGGCCATCTGA
- a CDS encoding MFS transporter, which yields MTETHSRAGTLALLRSFPRSVQLLVLNQYGVNTGFYMLVPFLSMHLTGNLGLSLAITGLVLGVRTLSQQGLFLIGGTAADRLGPHRVIIVGCALRSVGFAVFAFGTSVPLLLLASVLSGLAGALFNPAVRSYIAVAEPTRRAEAFSVFNVFAQAGALSGPLIGSALLTVDFRTVAIAAAVIFAALTLAQLRFLPAHPVEPADTTVLRGWGAVLANRRFVLFTVAMLGMFALQTQMYLVYPVLAGRITDWGGAVAVLFLSTTIFSLFAQVRLTRWFDHRTHRGIAITAGLVLMGAAFVALLPVLWSDRGHGVGEIALALTPLVLSALILEAGIMIAQPFVMELIPAYGNSNISGTLFGMFYLVSGIAAAGGNALIGYGIDLGNGWPGALVCIVLAWGSAAAVWLLHRRNLLADPAGTPI from the coding sequence ATGACCGAAACACATTCTCGGGCAGGAACACTCGCGCTCCTGCGCAGCTTTCCCCGCTCTGTGCAGCTACTGGTGCTCAACCAGTACGGCGTAAACACCGGCTTCTACATGCTGGTGCCCTTCCTGTCGATGCACCTGACCGGGAATCTGGGCCTGTCCCTGGCGATCACCGGCCTCGTCCTGGGTGTCCGCACCCTCAGCCAGCAAGGGTTGTTCCTGATCGGAGGCACCGCTGCCGACCGGCTCGGACCGCATCGGGTCATCATCGTCGGCTGCGCCCTGCGTTCGGTGGGCTTCGCGGTGTTCGCCTTCGGCACCAGCGTGCCGCTGTTACTGCTCGCCTCGGTCCTGTCGGGACTGGCTGGGGCACTGTTCAACCCGGCTGTGCGGTCCTATATCGCGGTCGCCGAACCGACCCGGCGGGCGGAAGCGTTTTCGGTGTTCAACGTCTTCGCCCAAGCCGGGGCGCTGTCCGGGCCGCTGATCGGCAGCGCCCTGCTGACAGTAGATTTCCGCACCGTCGCGATCGCGGCGGCCGTGATCTTCGCCGCCCTCACGCTGGCGCAGTTGCGGTTCCTGCCCGCCCACCCGGTCGAACCCGCCGACACGACGGTGCTCCGCGGTTGGGGAGCGGTCCTGGCCAACCGCAGGTTCGTCTTGTTCACCGTTGCCATGCTCGGGATGTTCGCCCTGCAGACACAGATGTATCTGGTGTATCCGGTACTGGCCGGACGCATCACCGACTGGGGTGGTGCGGTCGCGGTGCTGTTTCTGAGCACCACGATCTTCAGCCTGTTCGCTCAGGTTCGACTGACACGTTGGTTCGATCACCGCACGCACCGGGGCATCGCCATCACCGCGGGGCTCGTGTTGATGGGGGCCGCGTTCGTGGCACTACTTCCGGTCCTGTGGTCCGATCGCGGTCACGGCGTCGGTGAAATCGCCCTGGCGCTGACACCGTTGGTGCTCTCCGCCCTGATTCTCGAGGCCGGAATCATGATCGCGCAGCCATTCGTGATGGAACTGATTCCTGCATACGGTAATTCGAATATCTCCGGGACCCTGTTCGGAATGTTCTACCTCGTCTCTGGGATCGCGGCTGCTGGCGGAAACGCCTTGATCGGATACGGTATCGACCTGGGCAACGGCTGGCCCGGCGCGTTGGTGTGCATCGTGCTTGCCTGGGGTTCGGCGGCCGCAGTGTGGTTGCTGCACCGTCGTAATCTGCTCGCCGACCCGGCCGGAACGCCGATATGA
- a CDS encoding dipeptide epimerase codes for MPIGAGTGPDHRHGGGIDGMKLTWTVHTLVLATPFRISRGVMSTRDAITVTATDPATGLCGHGEVVTSVYARLDVARIDTELRAVGVRGDDSISLDDALAHTHPAVAAAVWSAITDLRSCRDGVSVATYLGLPLLAQVPTARTVGIGTPEEMGAEAADLVGQGFGLLKVKADSDASESVRRLISVAAAAPGTELIVDSNEAWTAETALSVLADIRGLPVVALEQPLPAHDLDGIRDLRSRSEIPIIADESIHTLSDLDGLCGLADAVNIKLPKCGGIYRAYELATAARDRGMDVMLGCLVSSSLSIAPAVHLASLARWCDLDGHLLLAQDPWTGLGGEDGVLHPSGRNGLGVRRAWNEVS; via the coding sequence ATGCCAATCGGTGCAGGCACCGGACCCGATCATCGACACGGCGGAGGCATCGACGGCATGAAGTTGACCTGGACCGTCCATACCCTCGTCTTGGCCACCCCATTCCGGATCAGCCGCGGGGTCATGTCCACTCGCGATGCCATCACGGTCACCGCGACCGACCCCGCGACGGGGTTGTGCGGCCACGGTGAAGTCGTCACCTCGGTATACGCGCGACTGGATGTGGCGCGTATCGACACCGAACTCCGTGCAGTCGGCGTGCGGGGCGACGACTCGATCAGCCTGGACGACGCTCTTGCCCACACGCATCCGGCGGTCGCGGCAGCGGTGTGGTCCGCGATCACCGACCTCCGATCGTGTAGGGACGGAGTCTCGGTCGCCACCTACCTTGGATTGCCGCTGCTCGCTCAGGTGCCGACCGCCCGCACCGTCGGGATCGGGACACCGGAGGAGATGGGCGCAGAGGCCGCCGATCTGGTCGGGCAAGGATTCGGCCTGTTGAAGGTCAAGGCGGACAGCGACGCGTCCGAGTCTGTGCGGCGGCTCATCTCGGTCGCCGCGGCGGCACCCGGGACCGAACTGATAGTCGACTCGAACGAAGCTTGGACCGCGGAAACCGCCCTCTCGGTTCTCGCCGACATACGTGGGCTGCCCGTCGTAGCGCTCGAACAACCGCTGCCCGCCCACGACCTCGACGGGATACGAGACCTGCGTAGCCGCAGCGAGATTCCGATCATCGCAGACGAATCCATCCACACGCTGTCCGATCTCGACGGGCTCTGCGGTCTGGCGGATGCGGTGAATATCAAACTACCCAAGTGCGGCGGCATCTACCGGGCCTACGAACTTGCCACCGCGGCCCGCGACCGCGGCATGGACGTGATGCTCGGCTGCCTGGTGAGCAGCTCGCTGAGTATCGCGCCAGCGGTGCACCTGGCATCGCTGGCGAGGTGGTGCGATCTGGATGGGCACCTGCTGCTCGCCCAGGACCCGTGGACTGGGTTAGGCGGCGAAGATGGCGTCTTGCACCCGAGCGGGCGAAACGGGCTGGGCGTGCGCCGCGCATGGAACGAGGTGTCGTGA